A single genomic interval of Helianthus annuus cultivar XRQ/B chromosome 13, HanXRQr2.0-SUNRISE, whole genome shotgun sequence harbors:
- the LOC110898368 gene encoding non-classical arabinogalactan protein 31, protein MKLVWSILLLVAATAVMNVAEGWEEIPTSSGDGIIRVGGKVLCQDCTEGWNEWVNGNKPIEGCIVSVTCMDDRKRIIYYESDMTDKAGEFEVTINKYIRGKKINPEACFTRLVSSPDPICNIPTDFAGGKTGVKLGRPTIMYRDIIKHILGPFYYTTPMCDEPNTNDNDNDNEDNSYEKEKNY, encoded by the exons ATGAAGTTGGTGTGGTCAATCTTGTTACTCGTTGCCGCCACGGCGGTGATGAACGTAGCTGAAGGTTGGGAGGAAATCCCCACCAGTAGTGGCGATGGGATCATACGTGTCGGTGGCAAAGTGCTTTGCCAAGATTGTACCGAGGGGTGGAATGAATGGGTTAATGGAAATAAACCTATCGAAG GTTGTATCGTTTCTGTGACATGTATGGACGATAGGAAAAGGATCATCTATTATGAAAGCGACATGACTGATAAAGCTGGTGAGTTTGAGGTCACCATAAACAAATACATCCGTGGAAAGAAGATAAATCCCGAAGCTTGTTTCACAAGGCTCGTTTCTTCACCCGATCCTATTTGCAACATCCCCACCGATTTTGCGGGAGGCAAAACCGGGGTCAAACTTGGCCGCCCAACCATCATGTACCGAGATATAATCAAACACATTCTTGGTCCGTTCTATTACACAACACCTATGTGTGATGAGCCAAACACGAATGATAATGATAACGATAACGAAGATAATTCATATGAGAAGGAAAAGAACTACTGA